In Horticoccus luteus, the following proteins share a genomic window:
- a CDS encoding response regulator, translating into MTARRILVVDDEPEVREIVSTILRLAGYQIGGAEEGEEALRHLAAQPFDMMITDLLMPDKDGVETIRDVRKRYPGIKIVAMSGGGHVAKESYLKMAQLFGADAVLAKPFTREELLRTVAAVLDADSSRGASAATPASPQL; encoded by the coding sequence ATGACGGCAAGAAGGATTTTGGTAGTCGATGACGAACCGGAGGTTCGGGAGATTGTCTCCACGATCCTGCGGCTGGCCGGCTATCAGATCGGCGGAGCCGAAGAGGGGGAAGAGGCGTTGCGCCACCTCGCGGCGCAGCCGTTTGACATGATGATTACGGATTTGCTGATGCCGGATAAAGACGGCGTGGAAACGATTCGCGATGTGCGCAAGCGTTACCCGGGCATCAAGATCGTGGCCATGTCAGGCGGCGGGCACGTGGCGAAGGAGAGTTATCTCAAAATGGCGCAGTTGTTCGGAGCGGATGCCGTGCTGGCGAAGCCGTTCACGCGCGAGGAATTGCTCCGCACGGTGGCGGCAGTGCTGGACGCGGATTCCTCGCGCGGAGCCTCGGCGGCGACGCCCGCGTCGCCTCAGTTATAG
- a CDS encoding AMP-binding protein → MLKRRSYLPRPLEWIACGLARLLYRVRTRGGEHIPVTGGAVLIANHLSYVDVVVLQLACPRPVRFVGFQGLGEHAFFAWVFRMSGTIPLQVENPAAGIRAAVQAARAGEVVAIFPEGNISRTGQLMALKRGFEVVARQAHVPVIPAAIDGVWGSVFSFAGNRYLWKSPRLMRTPVFVQFGPALAPEQADLARARQALLDAGAEAFQERPALQRHLGRECVRALARQPGRVRVIDRTVQRREVKAGQLLAAAAAFSRRVRRTIPEQRVGIVLPPGAGAFIANLGVLCAGKVPVNLNFTAGRAALEASLRLGEIKTVISAEAMRGKVPDFPWPERTLDLRRELEAMGGKRAILPWLLAAWLLPNQWVADLLGLPRVGDRAEAGLLFTSGSSGEPKGVALSHRNILANAAQVSSLSILPPNASLIGCLPLFHSFGFTVTLWYPLLRGCQVVTVPSPLDTRKIIDAISEEGATVLVGAPTFIRPILRKAKPEELRSLDLVVTGAEKLPQDLYDKFLEQFHIEILQGYGLTETTPVSNVNQPHPPVTSATAQPQVGKRPGSTGRLLPGMTVRIVDPETAEEMPAGEPGIVWFRGANVFSGYLGDEAKTKAAFRDGWFVTGDLGRIDEEGFLFIEGRLSRFSKIGGEMVPHGTVEQKIEQAFGWEQQDGYTIAVMGVPDAAKGEALVLLTTVEINADELRTRLLAAGLPALWVPKIIRRVEKIPVLGTGKLDLKRCRDLAIELAG, encoded by the coding sequence GTGCTAAAACGACGCTCTTACCTGCCCCGACCGCTGGAGTGGATCGCGTGCGGCCTCGCGCGGTTGCTCTACCGCGTTCGCACGCGGGGCGGAGAGCACATCCCGGTGACAGGCGGCGCCGTGCTGATCGCGAATCACCTGTCGTATGTTGACGTGGTGGTGCTGCAACTGGCGTGTCCGCGGCCGGTGCGCTTCGTCGGGTTTCAGGGCCTCGGCGAGCACGCTTTTTTCGCGTGGGTGTTTCGGATGTCGGGCACGATTCCTTTGCAGGTGGAAAATCCGGCGGCGGGGATCCGCGCGGCGGTGCAGGCGGCGCGGGCCGGCGAGGTGGTCGCGATTTTTCCGGAGGGAAATATTTCGCGCACGGGACAGTTGATGGCGTTGAAGCGGGGCTTTGAGGTGGTGGCGCGGCAGGCGCACGTGCCGGTGATTCCGGCGGCCATCGATGGCGTGTGGGGCTCCGTTTTTTCCTTCGCCGGGAATCGTTACCTGTGGAAGTCGCCGCGCTTGATGCGCACGCCGGTGTTCGTGCAGTTCGGTCCGGCGTTGGCGCCAGAGCAGGCCGATCTGGCGCGGGCGCGGCAGGCGTTGCTGGATGCGGGGGCGGAGGCGTTTCAGGAGCGGCCGGCGTTGCAGCGGCATCTGGGGCGGGAGTGCGTGCGGGCGCTCGCGCGGCAACCCGGGCGCGTGCGCGTGATCGATCGCACGGTGCAGCGGCGCGAAGTGAAAGCGGGGCAACTCCTCGCGGCGGCGGCGGCGTTTTCGCGGCGTGTGCGCCGCACCATCCCGGAGCAGCGCGTGGGGATCGTGCTGCCGCCGGGCGCGGGCGCGTTTATCGCGAACCTCGGCGTCTTGTGCGCGGGAAAAGTGCCGGTGAATCTCAACTTCACCGCGGGGCGGGCGGCGTTGGAAGCGAGCCTGCGGTTGGGCGAGATCAAGACCGTGATTTCGGCGGAGGCGATGCGCGGCAAAGTGCCGGACTTTCCCTGGCCGGAGCGGACGCTGGATTTGCGGCGCGAGCTGGAGGCGATGGGAGGGAAGCGCGCGATTTTGCCGTGGTTACTGGCCGCGTGGTTGCTGCCGAATCAGTGGGTGGCGGACTTGCTGGGTCTGCCGCGCGTGGGCGATCGCGCGGAGGCCGGTTTGTTGTTTACCAGCGGCAGCTCGGGCGAACCGAAGGGCGTGGCGTTGTCGCATCGCAACATCCTCGCCAACGCGGCGCAGGTGTCGTCGCTCTCGATCCTTCCGCCCAACGCGAGCCTCATCGGCTGCCTGCCGTTGTTCCACAGTTTCGGATTCACCGTCACCTTGTGGTATCCGCTGCTGCGCGGATGCCAGGTCGTCACGGTGCCGAGTCCGCTCGACACCCGCAAAATCATCGACGCGATCAGCGAAGAAGGTGCGACCGTGTTGGTGGGGGCGCCGACGTTTATCCGACCGATTTTGCGCAAGGCGAAGCCGGAGGAGTTGCGTTCGCTGGACTTGGTCGTGACGGGTGCGGAAAAGCTGCCGCAGGATCTTTACGACAAGTTTCTCGAACAATTTCACATCGAGATTTTGCAGGGCTACGGGCTCACGGAAACGACGCCCGTGAGCAACGTGAACCAACCGCATCCGCCGGTGACGAGCGCGACCGCCCAGCCGCAAGTGGGAAAGCGGCCGGGCTCGACGGGGCGTTTGCTGCCGGGCATGACGGTGCGTATCGTGGATCCGGAGACGGCAGAGGAAATGCCGGCGGGCGAGCCGGGCATCGTGTGGTTTCGCGGAGCGAACGTGTTCAGCGGTTATTTGGGCGATGAAGCGAAAACAAAGGCGGCGTTTCGCGATGGCTGGTTCGTCACCGGCGATTTGGGGCGAATCGACGAAGAAGGGTTTTTGTTCATCGAGGGGCGGTTGTCGCGGTTCTCGAAAATCGGCGGCGAGATGGTGCCGCACGGGACGGTGGAGCAGAAAATCGAACAGGCGTTCGGCTGGGAACAGCAGGACGGCTACACGATTGCGGTGATGGGTGTGCCCGATGCGGCGAAAGGCGAGGCGTTGGTTTTGCTGACGACGGTGGAGATCAATGCGGACGAACTTCGCACGCGGTTGCTCGCCGCCGGCCTGCCGGCGCTCTGGGTGCCGAAGATCATCCGGCGCGTGGAAAAAATCCCTGTGCTGGGCACGGGCAAGCTGGACCTCAAACGTTGCCGCGATCTCGCGATCGAACTGGCGGGCTGA
- a CDS encoding lactonase family protein → MTLSASAADHLIFIGTYTRTDGLGIYSTRLDATTGAFSVPKLAAATTNPSFVTLSPDRHFLYAVSESDAMAVPFAVNPAAGLLKKLQPPQPSGGPAPCHLVVDRTGRVLLTANYHKGIIGVLPIRSDGQLGTPTIVQHYGHSVNPERQSSPHTHSVTLSPDNRHVIVCDLGLDRIFTYLLDLDNASIAPERPAFVVTPAGSGPRHFAFGRDGRHAYAICEMGSLILTYDYSPEHGELTPRQQLSSLPADFSGSSSGAEIRVHPNGRFLYGSNRGHDSIAVFAISPEDGRLTLVEIVPCGGKNPRNFTLSPDGRWLVCANQGTNSLTVLSVDADTGRLHLTDHRITVPLPVCVQFYN, encoded by the coding sequence ATGACGCTCTCCGCCTCCGCTGCTGACCACCTGATTTTCATCGGCACCTACACCCGTACCGACGGGCTTGGGATCTATTCCACCCGGCTCGACGCCACGACCGGCGCGTTTTCCGTGCCGAAACTCGCCGCCGCCACGACGAACCCTTCTTTCGTCACCCTCTCACCTGACCGCCATTTTCTCTACGCCGTCAGCGAATCCGACGCGATGGCCGTGCCGTTTGCCGTCAATCCCGCCGCGGGCCTGCTCAAAAAACTCCAGCCGCCGCAACCCTCGGGTGGCCCCGCGCCCTGCCACCTCGTCGTGGACCGAACAGGCCGCGTCCTCCTCACCGCTAATTACCACAAGGGAATTATCGGCGTCCTGCCGATCCGTTCCGACGGCCAGCTCGGCACGCCCACGATTGTGCAGCACTACGGCCACAGCGTGAACCCCGAGCGCCAGTCCTCTCCGCACACCCATTCGGTCACCCTTTCGCCCGACAACCGCCATGTCATCGTGTGCGACCTCGGCCTCGATCGCATCTTCACTTACCTGCTCGACCTCGATAATGCCAGTATCGCGCCCGAGCGGCCCGCCTTCGTGGTCACACCAGCCGGGAGCGGACCGAGGCACTTCGCCTTCGGCCGGGATGGCCGCCATGCGTATGCCATCTGCGAGATGGGCAGCTTGATCCTCACCTACGACTATTCGCCGGAACACGGTGAACTCACCCCTCGCCAGCAGCTTTCCTCGTTGCCCGCGGATTTTTCCGGTTCCTCCAGTGGCGCAGAAATCCGGGTGCATCCCAACGGCCGCTTCCTCTACGGTTCCAATCGCGGACACGACAGTATCGCCGTCTTTGCGATCTCGCCCGAAGACGGCCGCCTCACGCTGGTCGAGATCGTGCCCTGCGGCGGCAAGAATCCGCGCAACTTCACCCTCTCGCCCGACGGCCGCTGGCTCGTCTGCGCCAACCAAGGCACGAATTCGCTCACCGTTTTGTCGGTCGACGCCGACACCGGTCGTCTGCACCTGACCGACCACCGCATCACCGTGCCGCTCCCCGTGTGCGTGCAGTTCTATAACTGA
- a CDS encoding AAA family ATPase: protein MIASVHFQRFKALRDTRLNLLPFNLVIGPNGSGKTSLLQAIERLCALAKLPLATEEVAGRTDAAEVSFTFTAPHAHVEARLGCVDDLRCDLLRTSAAGPEWEALREKLRRGRNYAFDPATLALPARRAEGGELAGDGRNLAAVLAMRQERHPGWFARMEQEFLRVMPEFSALSFSTPAAEQVALEMVLAGSERGARVAADDVSQGTLVLLALLALAFDPAPPPIMCFDEVERGLHPRLLREVRDTLYRLSYPLTVNETREPVQIVATTHSPYLVDLFREHPEEIVISHKIGTRAHFERLSERKDLPGLLGEGSLGDIWFSGILGGVPEER, encoded by the coding sequence GTGATCGCGTCGGTCCATTTTCAACGATTCAAGGCGCTCCGGGATACGCGTCTGAACTTGCTGCCGTTTAACCTCGTGATTGGCCCCAACGGCAGCGGCAAGACGAGTTTGTTGCAGGCGATCGAGCGTTTGTGCGCTCTTGCGAAGCTTCCGCTGGCCACGGAGGAAGTGGCGGGGCGCACCGATGCGGCGGAAGTGAGTTTCACGTTCACGGCACCTCACGCGCACGTGGAAGCGCGGCTGGGGTGCGTCGACGATCTGCGCTGCGATTTGCTGCGGACCTCGGCGGCGGGCCCGGAATGGGAGGCGTTGCGGGAAAAATTGCGGCGCGGGCGGAATTACGCGTTCGACCCGGCGACACTGGCTTTGCCGGCGAGGCGGGCAGAAGGAGGGGAACTGGCGGGCGACGGCAGAAACCTGGCGGCGGTGCTGGCGATGCGCCAGGAACGCCATCCGGGATGGTTTGCGCGAATGGAACAGGAATTTCTGCGCGTGATGCCGGAATTTTCTGCGCTCTCTTTCAGCACGCCCGCGGCGGAGCAGGTGGCGTTGGAAATGGTGCTCGCGGGGAGCGAGCGTGGCGCGCGCGTGGCCGCCGACGATGTTTCCCAAGGCACGTTGGTGTTGCTGGCGTTGCTGGCCCTCGCGTTCGATCCGGCGCCACCGCCGATCATGTGTTTCGACGAAGTGGAGCGGGGCCTCCATCCGCGACTGCTGCGCGAAGTGCGGGATACCCTCTATCGCCTGAGTTATCCACTGACGGTGAACGAGACGCGGGAGCCCGTGCAGATTGTGGCGACAACGCATTCGCCGTATTTGGTGGATCTCTTTCGCGAGCATCCGGAGGAGATCGTGATTTCGCACAAGATCGGCACGCGGGCGCATTTCGAGCGGTTGTCGGAGCGGAAGGATTTGCCGGGGTTGTTGGGCGAAGGTTCGCTGGGCGACATCTGGTTCAGCGGGATTCTGGGCGGGGTGCCCGAGGAGCGATGA